GCTTCCCCGTGTTCGCGCGCTTTTACTCCTGCGGCAGCTCGCTGGGCCGGTGGCGCATCTGCAGCTTCCAGCAGCCCATCCAGATCGGCGAGATCACCATCCATCCCGGCGACTTCATGATGGCGGACATCGACGGGGTGCTTGCTGTGCCGCGGGAGCACATTCTGGAAGTGCTGGAGCGGGCTGAGGATATGGCCGCCCGGGAAGACAGCATGGGCAAAGATATGGAAGAGGGCCTCGGCATCCGCGCCGCCTACGATAAATACGGCACCATCTGAGCTTTTTCAAAACAAGCCGCGCCCCGTTTTTTTACCGGGGCGCGGCTTGTTTTGGGCTGTTATTCCCTGGCCGCTTCCAGGCGGCGGCGCAGCAGGCTGTGGGGCGGCAGGGGCGTTTCGCAGGGGATCGTGTAGGCCATCATGGGGTGGGGGGTGGCTTCCACCCGCTCCCCCGCTCCGTTTGTGATCCAGGCGGGCGCAAAACTCACGGTCTCCCCTGTGGGCAGCAGCGCTTCCAGGGTCTCGCCCAGCGCAAATTTGCCCCGCTGGGTGCAGCGGGCCACACCCTCGCGCCACTCCTCCACCACCCCCACAAATTCCCACTGGCGGATATAACCGCCGCCGGCGGAGTCCTGCCGGGCTTTTTCCGGGCCAAAATAGAACCCCGGCGAATAGCGCCGGTGGCTGGTGCGGGCCAGCTCTTCCAGCACGCGGTCCGGGCAGCGGTACTCGCCGTCGGGGTTCTGCAAAAAGGCGTCCAGCGCCTGGCGGTAGGCGCTGGTCACGCTTGCAACATAGTAAAAGGTCTTTGCCCGGCCCTCGATCTTCAGGCTGTCGATGCCCGCCCCGCAGATCAGGTCAATGAACGGTGCGGTGCAAAGGTCGCAGGCGCTTAAAATATAGCTGCCGCCCTCCCCTTCGCCCACCTCCATAAACTGCCCCGGGCGGCTTTCCTCCATCAGGTAATACTTCCAGCGGCAGGGCTGGGCGCACTGGCCGCGGTTCGCGTCCCGCCCGGTCAGGTGCTGGCTCAGCAGGCACCTGCCGGACACGCTCATGCACATTGCCCCGTGCACAAAGGCCTCCAGCTCCAATTCCGCCGGCGCCTTTTGCCGGATCTCGGCAATGTCGGCAAGGCTCAGCTCCCGGGCCAGCACCACCCGCTTTGCCCCCAGCTCAAAGGCCGCCCTGGCGGCCGCCCAGTTGGTAATGCCCGCCTGGGTGGAAAGATGGACCTCCGCGCCGGGCGCATGCTGCTTTACCAGCGCCAAAACGCCCAGGTCCGCCACAATAAAAGCGTCCGCCCCGGCGGCCCACGCCTCGCGGATGGCCGCGGGCAGCCGTTCCAGGTCCCGGTTCGTGGGCAGGGTGTTCAGTGTGAGATACAGCTTTTTCCCACGGGCGTGGCACAAAGCCGCCCCCTGGGCAAGCTGCTCCGGGGTAAAATTATCGGGCGCCGCGCGCATTCCAAATTCGGTCAGGCCCGCATACACCGCGTCCGCGCCGTAGCGCAGGGCATATTCCAGCCGTTCCAGGTCCCCCGCGGGGGCCAAAAGCTCGGGGATAGGCAGCATCTTTGTTTTCTCCTTTGCCGGCGCCGTTTCAGCATTCCTTGCCCGCCGTTCTTGTTTATTGTAATGCACCCGGCCTTCCTTTGCAAGCGCGGCCCGCGCGCCGGGCAGCACAAGGGCGGCGCCGGAGCCCTTTGCCCCAGCGCCGCCCTGTGCTGCCTTCCGGCGATTCTCAGCCGCCCAGCGGCCATTTTTTTATGGTTTTGCCCAGCGCCTCATCCCAGAATCCCCACTCGTGCCCGCCCGGCAGGCGCTCGAACCGGCAGGGCAGCCCCCGAAGGCGGGCCGCTGCGGCAAAGCGCTCGTTCGAGGCAAGCAATGCGTCCGCTGCGCCGCAGTAAAGCTGCAGCGCCGGGCAGTCCTGCGGCGGTATGGCGTTCAGCAGCGCCGTCAGATCGTTTTCCGTGCCGCAGACCTGTTCCCTTGAGCCAAAGATCGCCCCAAAATTCGGCGGCACATGGCAGTGGGGGATCAGCCCCGGCACCTCCCGGATCAGCTCCATGGTATCGGCCACGTCCACCACCCCCGAAAAGCTTGCGGCCGCGGCGTAGCGCTCCGGCCGGCGCAGCGCCAGCTTTAGTGCGCCGTACCCGCCCATCGACAGGCCTGCCGCAAAGGTGCGTTCCCGCCTGTTGGACACAGCAAAATTCGTTTCTATGAACTGTGGCAGCTCCTGGGAAAGGTAGGTCCAGTACGCATCGCCGGAACAGGTGTCGGTATAAAAGCCCTTGCCTCCGTCCGGCATCACCGCCACCGCCTGTTTGTTCTCCAGGTACCGTTCCAGGCGCGACAAGCGCATCCAGTCGCCGCCGTCGCCCGTGTAGCCGTGCAGCAGATAAAGCACCGCATAGCCTTCGGGGGGCGGCGCCTGCCCCGGTTCCAGGTCCGGCAGCAGCAGGCGCACGTTCGTTTTTATGCCCAGGCTCCATGAGTTGACCGACGCGCACAGGTATGTCATATTGTTCCTTCTTCCGCTCTGCCGCTTTTCTGCCCCTGCGCTGTGCTGCCGGGCAGGCCGCTGCGTTTTATTCCATAAAGTCCTTTACGTTCTCGTGGGTCGCAAGGCCGATCTCGATGTTGGTAATGGGCTCCACAGCTTCGCCCGCCAGGACCTTCTCCACGGCGGCCAGCGATTCGCTCACCACATTGGCCGGCGGAACCACAATGATCGCCTTATAATAGGGGTCGTCGTTTTCCAGGGCGGTAAAGGGTTCCTCGCCAAACCCGCCGCAGGAAAGCACCGCGCACTTCTCCGCCTTCGCCTCCTGCAGCGCGGTCACCGCGCCCCACGCATGGTTGTCCACAACACCGTACACAATGTCGATGCCCTTGGCGATGTTGTTGTTGATCACATTGGCCGAAAGCTCGCGGTTTGCATTGGTGCACTGCCGGGCAATGAGGTTCAGGTTCTCAACGCCCTCCAGCGCTTTCAAAAAGCCCTCGTCGCGCTTTTCCAGGTGCGGGTAGCCCGTGCCGTCCAGCATGATCAGGTTGATGGATTCCTTGTCCTTCAGGTTCTCCTGGATGTACTTCAGCGCATACTCGCCCAGCATCTGGCCGCTCTTGGCGTTATCCCAGGAAATGCAGGTCGAGATCCAGGGGTGGTCGATGGGGGTGTCGATCGCCACCACCGGAATCCCCGCCTCCTGGCACTTGTCAATGGCAGGCAGAATCCCCTCCACATCGGCAGCCGACAGCACAATGGCGTCGTACTGTTTGGCAATAAAGTTTTCGATCTGCTGCACCTGTTTTTCGTTTTCCTGGTTGCCGTCCTGGATGTTCACCTCATAGCCCTTGGCCGCGCACTGTTTTTCAAACTGGTCTGCAATGTCCGCCAGCCACTCGTCGTTTTTTGTAAACAGGCACACGCCGATGCGCAGCGCCTGTTTTTCCGGTGTGGACGCCGCCCCGCCGGAAGCGGGCGCAGGCTGCTGCGCCGGAGTGGAAGCGGGCGGCTGCCCGCAGCCCGCCAGCAGGCTGCACGCAAACGCAGCCACAAGCACCAATGCCAATCTCTTTTTCATTGTTTTCCTCCGTTCATTATTGTGTTTCACAGGGCAATCGCCCTGCCGTTCACCTTTTTTGGGCGCTCCTTCCGCTATACGCACAGGGCCATAATGGCCTCCTGCGACGCCTCTGCGCGCGAGAGCTGGCCCACCTTGCGCCCCTCATACATCACTACCACATTGTCGCACATGCCCAAAAGCTCCGGCATCTCGCTGCTGATCATCAAAATGGATTTGCCCTGCGCCACCAGCTCGCCCATCAGGCGGTAGATCTCGCTCTTGGCCCCCACGTCGATGCCGCGGGTGGGCTCGTCCATAATAAGGATATCGCTGTCGGCCATAAGCCACTTGGCAATTACTACCTTCTGTTGGTTGCCGCCGCTCAGGTACTGCACCTCGGTGGTGGGCCCCGGTGTTGCAATCGAAAGCGCTTTGATGTATTTTTGGGCATACTGCCGTTCCAGCCGCTGGTTCAGCAAAAAGCCCCGCATCACCTTTTTCAGGCTGCTCATACAGATGTTTTCGCTCACCGTGTCAATCTGCACCAGGCCCTGCCGTTTGCGGTCTTCGGGGATCAGCCCCAGCCCGCCGCGGATGGCCCGCCGGAACCTTTTGTACCGTACCGGCCTGCCCTCGCGCAGCACCTCGCCCCCCGAAAGGCGCGTAAGCCCCACCATCGCCAGCATCACCTCGGTGCGCCCCGCTCCCACCAAGCCCGAAAAGCCCAATATCTCACCCCGGTGCAGCGTAAAGGAAATATCCTCAAAAACGCCTTTTTGGCACAGCCCCCGCGCTTCCAGCACCGGCGGCCCAAGCGCCACCTGCGCTTTGGGATACTCGTTTTCCAGCGTGCGGCCCACCATCAAACGAATGAGCTCCTCCCGGGTACAGCCTGCTGTGGGCAGCGTTTTTACAAACCTTCCATCCCGCAGCACGGTGATCTCGCTGGCCAGATCAAAAATTTCTTCCATGCGGTGAGAAATATAAATAATGGTCACGCCCCGCTCCACCAGGCGCCGCATTACCGCAAACATC
This window of the Oscillospiraceae bacterium genome carries:
- a CDS encoding putative ribose/galactose/methyl galactoside import ATP-binding protein 3: MSENAILSVRGVTKTFPGVKALDEVSFEVNRGTIHALVGENGAGKSTLIKILAGIYRDYQGEVLLDGKRLTLRSPADAQAHGISVVHQELKLCETLSITENIFLGNLLYKGPLVDWGAMNRKAAAMLAELGMNLKETRLVDTLSVAQKQAVEICKAVNHDCKLLIMDEPSATLTDKELKMMFAVMRRLVERGVTIIYISHRMEEIFDLASEITVLRDGRFVKTLPTAGCTREELIRLMVGRTLENEYPKAQVALGPPVLEARGLCQKGVFEDISFTLHRGEILGFSGLVGAGRTEVMLAMVGLTRLSGGEVLREGRPVRYKRFRRAIRGGLGLIPEDRKRQGLVQIDTVSENICMSSLKKVMRGFLLNQRLERQYAQKYIKALSIATPGPTTEVQYLSGGNQQKVVIAKWLMADSDILIMDEPTRGIDVGAKSEIYRLMGELVAQGKSILMISSEMPELLGMCDNVVVMYEGRKVGQLSRAEASQEAIMALCV
- a CDS encoding esterase, which translates into the protein MTYLCASVNSWSLGIKTNVRLLLPDLEPGQAPPPEGYAVLYLLHGYTGDGGDWMRLSRLERYLENKQAVAVMPDGGKGFYTDTCSGDAYWTYLSQELPQFIETNFAVSNRRERTFAAGLSMGGYGALKLALRRPERYAAAASFSGVVDVADTMELIREVPGLIPHCHVPPNFGAIFGSREQVCGTENDLTALLNAIPPQDCPALQLYCGAADALLASNERFAAAARLRGLPCRFERLPGGHEWGFWDEALGKTIKKWPLGG
- a CDS encoding peptidase U32, which gives rise to MLPIPELLAPAGDLERLEYALRYGADAVYAGLTEFGMRAAPDNFTPEQLAQGAALCHARGKKLYLTLNTLPTNRDLERLPAAIREAWAAGADAFIVADLGVLALVKQHAPGAEVHLSTQAGITNWAAARAAFELGAKRVVLARELSLADIAEIRQKAPAELELEAFVHGAMCMSVSGRCLLSQHLTGRDANRGQCAQPCRWKYYLMEESRPGQFMEVGEGEGGSYILSACDLCTAPFIDLICGAGIDSLKIEGRAKTFYYVASVTSAYRQALDAFLQNPDGEYRCPDRVLEELARTSHRRYSPGFYFGPEKARQDSAGGGYIRQWEFVGVVEEWREGVARCTQRGKFALGETLEALLPTGETVSFAPAWITNGAGERVEATPHPMMAYTIPCETPLPPHSLLRRRLEAARE